The Lucilia cuprina isolate Lc7/37 chromosome 5, ASM2204524v1, whole genome shotgun sequence genome includes a window with the following:
- the LOC111679315 gene encoding lachesin: MIFLMTVIKVLLIALNIFPSRFTNRKVMFLIYLTNLVTHVMMNEPRFAQPIPNVTVAVGRDANLPCVVEHLGGYKVAWIHIDRQMILTIHRHVISRIPRYSITYDNANTWLLHVNQAHQDDRGYYMCQVNTNPMISQVGYLQVVVPPNILDIESTPSSVAVRENQNINMTCRADGFPAPKIIWRREDGEEIAVEKKKKVLVYDGEVLPLTKVSRNEMGAYLCIATNGVPPSVSKRIILDVEFSPMIWVPNQLVGAPAGTDVTIDCHTEAHPKAIIYWVYNSVMVLPSKKYKTDYTENSYRAHMKLTIRNLQYGDFGNYRCISKNSLGETEGSIRVYEIPLPSTPSKQVTHSTIDTRENNIIPIRNDSSRSLQTDVHLMKNDLLGSGTSSSASSSSSSSLSSSHSATSSIASISGNSIPGFSSSGNAIERKGSLAIGKSMFYTEHPPNQLADFAAVTSKPTNALILCAHLLVFLLLRCRA; encoded by the exons TTATGATGAACGAGCCACGTTTTGCTCAACCAATACCGAATGTTACTGTGGCTGTTGGACGTGATGCCAATTTGCCATGCGTCGTTGAACATCTGGGTGGTTATAAG gTTGCCTGGATACACATTGATAGACAAATGATTTTGACAATACATCGACATGTCATCTCAAGAATACCACGTTACAGCATCACTTACGACAATGCAAACACTTGGCTGTTACATGTGAATCAGGCACATCAGGACGATCGTGGCTACTACATGTGTCAAGTGAACACGAATCCCATGATAAGTCAAGTGGGTTATTTGCAAGTAGTTG TACCACCCAATATATTGGACATTGAGAGTACTCCCTCTTCGGTGGCTGTTAgagaaaatcaaaatattaatatgacTTGCAGGGCGGATGGCTTTCCAGCACCCAAAATCATTTGGCGCAGAGAAGATGGTGAAGAAATTGCTGtcgaaaagaaaaagaaag TGTTGGTGTATGATGGTGAGGTATTGCCATTGACCAAAGTGAGCCGGAATGAGATGGGTGCCTATCTGTGTATTGCCACCAATGGAGTACCACCTTCAGTATCAAAGCGTATAATACTTGATGTTGAGT TTTCCCCCATGATTTGGGTGCCCAATCAACTAGTGGGAGCACCGGCTGGCACTGACGTAACAATCGATTGTCACACGGAGGCTCATCCCAA AGCTATAATATATTGGGTTTATAACTCGGTTATGGTATTGCCtagtaaaaaatacaaaacggATTATACAGAAAATTCTTACAg GGCTCATATGAAGTTGACTATAAGAAATTTACAATATGGTGACTTTGGCAATTATAGATGCATTTCGAAAAATTCCCTAGGCGAGACTGAGGGTTCGATACGAGTATATG aaataccTTTGCCCTCAACGCCTTCAAAACAGGTTACTCATTCGACTATTGATACAAGAGAAA ATAACATTATACCCATACGCAATGATTCAAGTAGATCCCTACAAACTGATGTACACTTAATGAAAAATGACTTACTGGGCAGTGGTACCTCATCGTCGGCGTCCTCATCATCGTCATCTTCATTGTCTTCATCACATAGTGCAACATCATCAATAGCATCGATTTCGGGTAATAGTATACCGGGATTTAGTTCATCGGGCAATGCTATCGAACGTAAAGGTTCTCTGGCGATAGGGAAAAGTATGTTCTATACCGAACATCCTCCTAATCAATTGGCCGATTTTGCCG CTGTAACTTCTAAACCAACGAATGCTTTAATCTTATGTGCTCATTTATTAGTATTTCTACTCTTGAGATGTCGAGCGTAA